AAGACGACGGCGAAGAAGACGCCCGCCAAGAAGTCGACGGCGAAGAAGACCCCGGCGAAGACGAGCGCGACCTCGTCGTCCGCCGGCACGAAGGGGCCGGCCAAGAAGTCCACCGGCACCGCTTCCACGAAGGCGCCTGCCAAGAAGTCGGCCGCAGCGAAGTCGACCGCCTCGAAGTCGACGGCCTCGAAGTCGACGGCCTCGAAGTCGACGACGGCCAAGAAGAGCCCGGCCAAGAAGACGTCGAGCGCGGGCGGCACCTCGAGCGGCAGCACGTCGAGCAGCAGCTCGGGCAGCGGTGGCTCCTCGACGTCCTCCTCCTGATCCACCTCGTCGCACGGCGGGTCGCCCTCGGGTGGCCCGCCGTCGGCGTGCCCCCGGCCCCCGGTCAGCGCTGCCTCGGCGCCGAGCCAGGGCAGGTCCGGGGCAGGCAGGTCCGGGGCAGGCTCAGAACAGCCGCAGGCCTGCGACGACCTCGGCGGTGCGGGGGCCCAGTCCCAGCGCCACGGCCGCCTGCAGGTCGACCAGGTCGTCGACGTCGCGCCGCAGCGTCGCGGGTGCTAGCTCGACCTCGGTGCAGCCGGCGTCGAGGTGCGCCTGCCGCGAGGCGCCGCCGTACCGGGGGTCGAAGGCGTCGTACGCCGCCGCGTAGAGGGTGGTGCCGACCCCGGCGGCGTCGGGGACGAAGACCGCCGCAGCGCCCTCGAGCGCCCGTCCGGCCGCGACGAGGCCGGTGGCGAGGTCCTCGGGCCGCAGCGTGGGCAGGTCGGCGCAGAGGGCGACCGGGCGCAGCGCCGGCCATCGGCGTCCGGCCTCGGCGGCCGTCTGGCGCAGCGTGGCGTTGAGGTCCCCCGAGTCGCCGTCGGGGATGCAGGCGGCGCCGAGCGCGAGCAGCGAGGCCGCGAAGCCGGCGTCGTCGGTGGCCACCAGGACCTGCGCCACCCCCGGCGCCGCCAGGCAGGCCGCGACGGTGTCGAGGGCGAAGGCCGAGGCGAGCTCGCGGCGAGCGCCGTCGTCGAGACCGACCAGGCGCGACTTGCCCCGCGCGGGCGGCTTGACCGGCACCAGCACGACCCAGCCCGAGGGGTCGGACGAGGGGTGGGCGGCGGGCTCGGAGGTCGTGCTCATGGTCGGCCATCCTCGCAGGCGTCGCTGCACGCCTGCCGGGCCGGCTGCGAGTAGCCTGCAGGTCGACGTCGGAGCCGACCTGCTCCGGCACCGTTGCCGAGGGAGACGCGTGACCGTTCGCAAGCTGCAGCAACCACGCGGTTGGGCGTTCAGCTTCGCCGTGCCGATCGTCAAGCCGCTGCTGCTCGCGACGACCCGGCGCGACTGGCGCGGCGGGGAGAACATCCCGGCCACCGGCGGCTTCGTGCTGGTGCTCAACCACGTCTCCCACGTCGACCCGCTGCTGGCCGCGCACCTGCTCTACGACCACGGTCGCCTGCCGCGCTACCTGGCCAAGTCGGGGCTCTTCAAGAACAGGTTCCTCGCGTTCTTCCTGCGCGGTGCCGGGCAGATTCCCGTGCACCGGGCGACCAGCTCGGCCATCGGGGCCTACGACGCCGCGGTCGAGGCCGTGCGCCGGGGCGAGTGCGTGGTCGTCTACCCCGAGGGCACCATCAGCCGCGACCCCGACCTGTGGCCGATGCGCGGCAAGACCGGGGCCGCCCGGATCGCGCTGGCCACCGGCTGCCCGGTCATCCCGGTCGGGCAGTGGGGCGCCCAGGACCTGCTGGCGCCGTACACGAAGAAGCCCCGGCTCTTCCCGCCCAAGAAGATCTCGATGCACGTCGGTGGGCCCGTCGACCTCTCCGACCTGGCCGCCGGCTCCGGCGGGGGCGCCGAGGCGGCCGCGGCGCAGCGTGCGACCGACCGGATCATGGCCGCCATCACCGCCCTGGTCGAGCAGGTGCGGGGCGAGCGGGCACCCGCCGTACGTTTCGACATGCGCCGGCAGGGCGCGCGAGCCGATGATGAGTCCCAGGACCGGAAGGACACCGCATGAGCGTCTCGACCAAGGGCAAGGTCGCCGTCTTCAGCGCCGGGTCGTGGGGCACGGCCTTCTCGGTCGTGCTCGCCGACGCCGGCAACGACGTGACCCTGTGGGCGCGCCGGCCCGAGGTCGCCGAGAGCATCAACGAGCGGCGTGAGAACGCCGACTACCTGCCCGGCATCGAGCTGCCGCCCAGCGTCGACGCCACCACCGACGTCGAGAAGGCGCTGCACGGCGCCGACATGGTCGTGCTCGCGACGCCGTCGCAGTCGCTGCGCGAGAACCTCACCGCCTGGGCGCCCCACATCGAGGACGACGCCGTCCTCGTGTCGCTGATGAAGGGGGTCGAGCTCGGCAGCCTGAACCGGATGAGCGAGGTGATCCACCAGGTCACCGGTGCCGGGCCGGAGCGGATCGCGGTCGTCAGCGGCCCCAACCTGGCCAAGGAGATCGCCCGTCGCGAGCCGGCCGCCTCCGTGGTGGCCTGCGAGGACGAGGAGGTCGCCAAGCGGCTGCAGCAGCGCTGCCACTCGCCGGCCTTCCGCCCCTACACCTCCGTCGACGTGCTCGGCTGCGAGCTCGGCGGTGCCTACAAGAACGTCGTGGGCCTCGCCGTGGGCATGGCGGTGGGCCTGGGCTTCGGCGACAACACCACCGCCTCGATCATCACCCGCGGGCTCGCCGAGACCGCGCGGCTGGCGATGAAGCTGGGCGCCAACCCGCTGACCCTGATGGGTCTCGCCGGCCTCGGCGACCTGGTCGCCACCTGCTCCTCGCCGCTCTCGCGCAACCGGTCGTTCGGCGAGAAGCTGGGCCAGGGGATGACCACCGAGGAGATCTACGCCAGCACCCGCCAGGTCGCCGAGGGCGCGAAGTCCTGCTCCTCCCTGCGCGCCCTGGCCGAGCAGAGCGGCTGCGACGCCCCCGTGGCCCGGTACGTCGACGAGGTCGTCGCCGGCCACATGACCGCCCAGGAGATGATGGACGCCGTCCTGGCCCGCGACACCAAGGCCGAGACCGACTGAGCGAGCGCCCAGGGGTGACCGAGGAACGAGGTCACCCCTGCAGGGCGCGAAGGTCGAGCAAGCCCGCGCCTGAGCCTGCGAAGGCGCGACAGGCGTGTCGAGACCCGGTGACCCCGCGGCGTACGGCGGGCGCCGGTTCGCCGAGCCGGCCGGTTCGAACGGGCCGGCTCGGCGGGGCTCAGACGGTGAGGTCGTCGAGCGCGCGGGACAGGTCGGCCCACAGGTCGTCGACGTCCTCGATGCCGACGGAGAGCCGCACCAGCGCCTCGGAGACGGTGGTGGGCTCCAGCTTCCAGCGGCGCCGGCGCTCGAGGGTCGACTCGACGCCGCCGAGGCTGGTGGTGTGCACCCACAGGTGGGTCTTGCGGGTCAGCAGGTCGGCGGCCATCGCGCCGCCGGCGAGCTCGACGGAGACGATCGCCCCGAAGCCGGGGTAGCGCACCCGCTCGACGGCCGCGTGCTCGGCCAGGCGCCGGGCGAGCTCGGTGGCGTTGGCGGTGGCGCGCTCGACGCGCAGGTGCAGGGTGCGCAGGCCGCGCAGCGCCAGCCACGCCTCCATGGTGCCCGGCACGGCGCCGTAGAGGTCGCGGCGTCCCTTGAGCACCCCCGCGAGCTCCTCGTCCCTGGTCACCAGGGCGCCGAGGAGCAGGTCGCTGTGCCCGCCGAGGTACTTGGTGGCCGAGTGCACGACGATGTCGGCGCCGTCGGCCAGCGGGGTCTGCACCAGGGGCGTGGCGAAGGTGTTGTCGACGACGACGTAGGCGCCGGCGGCGTGGGCGGCCTCGACGATGCGGGCCAGGTCGGCGATGTCGAGGTTGGGGTTGGTCGGGGTCTCCACCCACACCAGCGCGGCGTCCTCGCAGGCGGCGACCACGGCGTCGGTGTCGGCGATGTCGACCAGGCGGCTGCGCACGCGTCCGCGCATCTCGAGGTCGGCGAGCTGGGCGAGGCTGCCGCTGTAGGCGCTGTCGGGGGCCACGACCAGCGCGTCCTGGCCGACCAGGTCGAGCACGGTCGCGACCGCGGCCAGACCGGAGGAGAACGCGAGCGCGGTGCCGCCCTCGAGACGCCCGAGCGCGTCCTCGAAGGCCTGCCAGGTCGGGTTGCCGTAGCGGCCGTACTCGCGGTCCCCGAGGGCGACGTACGTCGAGGCCATCGTCAGCGGCTCGTTGAGCGGCTGGTCGGCCTCGTGCGGGGGACGTCCGGCGTGGACAGCGACGGTGGCGGGCTGGGGGGTCTCGCTCATGGGCACACACTAGGGTGACGACCCATGACGTCGGCCAACCAGTCGTGCTCCGCGCCCACCCCAGGACGAGCCTCGTGATCGCCCTCAGCCTGGCGCAGGTCGCCGCCGTGGTGGGCGGTGAGGTCACCGGTGGGTCCAGCGGGGCCGCGACCGCCCCCGAGGACGTCGTGGTCGACGGCCCGGTCGTGATCGACGGGCGCGAGGCCGGTCCCGGCAGCCTGTTCGCCGCCTTCGTCGGCGAGCACAGCGACGGCCACGAGCACGCCGCGCAGGCCGGCCGGCAGGGGGCCGTGGCCGTCCTGGGCAGCCGCCCCACCGAGCTGCCGACGGTGGTGGTCGACGACCCGAGGCTGGCGCTGCAGCGGCTCGCGGCCCACGTCGTGGAGCGGGTGCGCCGCGACGGCGGCCTGACGGTCGTGGGGATCACGGGCTCGCAGGGCAAGACCTCGACCAAGGACCTGCTCGGCGCCGTGCTGTCCGAGGCCGCGCCGACCGTGGCCACCCGCGGCTCCTTCAACAACGAGCTCGGCATGCCGCTGACCGCCCTGCGCGTCGAGACCGGCACCCGCTACCTGGTGCTCGAGCTCGGCGCCCGGGGCCTGGGCCACATCGCCGAGCTGACCGCGCTCGTGCGCCCCGACGTGTCGCTGGTGCTCAACGTCGGCCAGGCCCACCTCAGTGAGTTCGGCTCGCGCGAGGCGATCGCACAGGCCAAGGGCGAGCTGGTGGAGGCGCTCGACGACGACGGGACCGCCGTCCTCAACGCCGACGACGGGCGCGTCGCGGCGATGGCGTCACGCACCGGCGCGCGCGTGGTCTCCTTCGGGGCCCAGCAGCCCGCCGACGTACGCGTCGAGGAGCTCGAGCTCGACCGCCTGGGCAGGCCGTCGTTCGTGCTGGTCGCCGACGGGGCCCGGGTGCCGGTCAGGCTCCGGCTGGTGGGCGCCCACCAGGCGCTCAACGCCGCCGCCGCGGCCGCGGCCGCGATCGCCGCCGGCCTGGAGGTCGAGCAGGTCGCCGCCGCGCTGAGCGGGGTCTCGACGCTCTCGCAGTGGCGCATGGAGCTCAGCGAGCTCCCGAACGGCGTGACGGTGCTCAACGACTCCTACAACGCCAACCCCGACTCGATGCGCGCCGCGATCGACGCGCTGGCCTCGATCGGCGCCGACCCCGGCGTACGCCGCACCGTCGCGGTGCTGGGCGAGATGCGCGAGCTGGGCGAGACCAGCCCGGAGGAGCACCGCGGCGTCGGTGCCTACGCCGTCGACCGGGGCGTCGACGTGGTGGTGGTCGTGGGCGAGGCCGCCCGCGGCATCCACGAGGGCGCGGGGGAGCGGAGCGTGCTGCTCGCCGACAACGCCGCCGCCGGCGCCTGGCTCGCCGAGCACCTCGCCGAGGGTGACGCGGTTCTCTTCAAGGCCTCCCGCGGGGCGCGCCTGGACGAGGTCGCCGCGAGCCTTCAGTAGGGTCGCGGACCATGACCGAGACGCCTGGCCCCGAGACCGCTGCACGCAAGACCCGAGTGGCGCTCGTCTTCGGTGGACGCTCGGGCGAGCACGCCATCTCGGCGGCCACGGCCGCCGGGGTGATGAAGGCGATCGACAGCGACAAGTACGAGGTGCTGCCCATCGGCATCACGCGCGACGGGGACTGGGTCCTGGCCGCGGGCGACGCGTCGCGCTGGGAGCTCGCCGCCGGGCGGCTCCCCGAGGTCACGACCGGGTCGGGCCCGGCCCTGGCCAGCCTCGGCGAGGCCGGTCCGGTCGACGTGGTCTTCCCGCTGCTGCACGGCCCGTACGGCGAGGACGGCACCATCCAGGGGCTGCTCGAGCTGGCCGGCGTGCGCTACGTCGGCGCCGGCGTCCTGGCCTCGGCGGTCGGCATGGACAAGCACTACATGAAGCTGGTCTTCGCCGGCCACGGACTGCCGGTGGCGCCGTACGTCGTGGTGAGGCCGAGCGAGTGGGAGCAGCGCCCCGAGGCCGTGGTGGCGCGGGTGCAGGAGGCGCTGGAGTTCCCGGTCTTCGTCAAGCCCGCCCGGGCCGGCTCGTCGCTGGGCGTCACCCGCGTCGACGACCTCACGGGGCTGGCCGACGCGATCGAGGAGGCCCGCGCCCACGACCCGAAGGTGCTGGTCGAGCAGGGCGTCGAGGGACGCGAGATCGAGTGCGCGGTGCTCGGCGGTCGTGGCGGCGCAGCGCCGCGGGCCTCGGTGCCCGGCGAGATCGTGGTCGACCACGGCGCGGCGACGTTCTACGACTTCGAGGCCAAGTACCTCTCCGACTCCCAGGCCCGCACCGAGGCTCCGGCCGACCTGCCCGCCGACGTCGCCCAGCGGGTGCGCGAGGTCGCGGTGCAGGCGTTCGAGGCGATCAGCGGCGAGGGCCTCTCGCGCGTCGACGTCTTCGTGACGCCCGACGGCGAGGTGCTGCTCAACGAGATCAACACGATGCCGGGCTTCACCCCCATCTCGATGTACTCGAAGATGTGGGAGGCCAGCGGCATGTCCTACACCGAGCTGGTCGACGAGCTCATCCAGCTCGCCCTCGAGCGCCCCACCGGTCTGCGCTGACCAGGCTCGAATCTCCCGCCGACCCGGCCCGAACTTCCCGCTGACCCGGCGGGAATCTCGCGCTGACCCGGCCGGAACCGGCACAGGCAGGTGTGCGCCGGGTCGACGAGACATATGCGCCGGGTCGACGCGAGATGTGCGCCGGGTCAGCGCGAGATATGGGCCGGGTCGGGGGCGGTCAGGCCAGGGTGCGGCGGACCAGGTCGAGGACGACCTGGCCGAGGCTGGTGCCGGAGAGGGTGCAGGCGAAGGGCATGACCGAGGTCTCGGTGGTGCCGGGGGTGATCGCGGTCTCCAGGAGCACGTAGGAGCCGTCGCCCGAGACGATGAAGTCGGAGCGCGAGAGGTGGCGCAGGCCGAGCACCCGGTGGGCCTCGCCGGCGGTCCGCTCGAGGGCCGCGATCAGCTCGTCGGGCAGGTCGGGGCGGGAGAAGGAGACGAACTCGGCGGTGTAGCGGGCGTCGAAGTCGAACTCGTGGCCCTTCTCGTACTCCACCGCCACCGGGGTCAGCGCCTGCACGCCCTCGTCGGTCTCGATGCACACGACGCTGACGTCGGTGCCGTCGTAGAAGCGCTCGATGAGGGCGTCGTCGCCGTAGGCGTAGGCGGTCACGAGCGCGGAGGGCAGGGCGGCGAGGCCGTCGACGCCGGTCACCCCCAGGGCGCTGCCGCAGCGCGTCGGCTTGGCCACGACGCGCTCCCCGAGCCGGTGCATGACGTGCTCCATCAGCGCGGCGGCGCCGATGTCGCGGAAGGTCTGGGAGGAGAGCCCGACGCTCTCGGGCACCGCGATGCCGGCGCGGCGCAGGAGCTCGCGGGCGGTGCCCTTGTCGTGGGCCACCCGGCAGGCGCGGCTGCGGGTGCCGACGTAGGGCAGGTCGATGAGCTCGAGGAGCGTCTGGATCTCGCCGTCCTCGCCGAAGTGGCCGTGCAGCGCGGGGACCGCGGCCACGACCTTGTGCTGCTCGAGGGTGTGCAGCAGGTTGCGGTCGAAGTCGTAGGCCTCGGCCTCGACGCCGACCGCGCGCAGCTCGCGCACCAGGTTGCGGCCGCTGGCCAGCGACACGTCGCGCTCGTGGCTCAGGCCGCCGGCGATGACGGCGACGGGACCGGGCAGCTGCTCCTCGCTCATGGCACGAGCGTCCCACATCGCGCCGACCTGCCGTCACTCACCGGCAGCGCTGGACGAGCTCGAGGTGCTCGGTGATGGGTGCGGCGAGCTCGGAGAGGGCGGTGAAGGAGACACCGCCGCGGTACTCGTCGGGCACCAGCACCTCGACGCGGGGCCGGTAGCCGATCGTGGTGCCGGTGACCGGGCCGTCCTCGCTCTCCAGGTCGGCGGGCGGGAAGAACCAGCCCACGCCGACGATCTCGTCGCAGGAGGGGGCGATCAGCTCGCGGAAGAGAGGGGGCTCCTCGACGCCGCAGGTCAGCACCAGGCCCTCGCCCCAGGCGCGGGCCGGGGCGTCGGCGGGGGAGACCTCGCGGGGCTCGAGCCCGGCCAGGTCGTCGGGCAGGCGCCCAGGAGCTCGTCGCAGGCGGCGGCGGACTCCGCGTCGAGGGCCGGTGCGGCGACCTCGACGGGGCCGCCGCAGGCACCCAGCAGCAGCGCCAGCGCACCCGCAGCGACGACGCCCCGACCCCTCGAGGGGCCGGGGCGTCGGGACGCTGCGCGCCGGGTGATGACCACGGAGCTCGGGTCGGTCCGGCTCAGATGTGGACGACCGGGCAGGTCAGGGTGCGGGTGATGCCGTCGAGGTTCTGCACCTTCGAGACGACCAGCTTGCCGAGCTCGTCGACGTTGCGGGCCTCGGCGCGCACGATCACGTCGTAGGGGCCGGTGACGTCCTCGGCGAGGGTCACGCCCTTGACCTGGGCGATCGCGGCCGCGACCTCCGCAGCCTTGCCGACGTCGGTCTGGATCAGGATGTAGGCCTGCACGACCATCGTGTTGCTCCTCAAGGGTTGTCGTCACGGCTCCGTTGCCGCGGACACGTCACCCGGATGTGTCGGCGACAACCTACCTGCTGGTGGACGCAGGGTCACTGGGGCCCTGGGCGGGTGGACGCCGCCGGGTCTGGTGGGATGGGGCCATGACCTATTCGTCGTCCCCCGAGCCGTCCTTCGAGCCGGGGGCGAGCCTCGCCGACGTCGGCGAGTTCGGCCTGATCTCGGCCATCACCAGCCGTTTCGAGCAGGGCGAGCAGGTGCTCATCGGGCCCGGCGACGACGCGGCGGTGCTGCGGGTGCGCACCGGCCACGTGGTGGTCTCGACGGACCTGATGGTCGAGGGCCGGCACTTCCGG
The Nocardioides marinisabuli genome window above contains:
- the cofC gene encoding 2-phospho-L-lactate guanylyltransferase, encoding MSTTSEPAAHPSSDPSGWVVLVPVKPPARGKSRLVGLDDGARRELASAFALDTVAACLAAPGVAQVLVATDDAGFAASLLALGAACIPDGDSGDLNATLRQTAAEAGRRWPALRPVALCADLPTLRPEDLATGLVAAGRALEGAAAVFVPDAAGVGTTLYAAAYDAFDPRYGGASRQAHLDAGCTEVELAPATLRRDVDDLVDLQAAVALGLGPRTAEVVAGLRLF
- a CDS encoding lysophospholipid acyltransferase family protein, translating into MTVRKLQQPRGWAFSFAVPIVKPLLLATTRRDWRGGENIPATGGFVLVLNHVSHVDPLLAAHLLYDHGRLPRYLAKSGLFKNRFLAFFLRGAGQIPVHRATSSAIGAYDAAVEAVRRGECVVVYPEGTISRDPDLWPMRGKTGAARIALATGCPVIPVGQWGAQDLLAPYTKKPRLFPPKKISMHVGGPVDLSDLAAGSGGGAEAAAAQRATDRIMAAITALVEQVRGERAPAVRFDMRRQGARADDESQDRKDTA
- a CDS encoding NAD(P)H-dependent glycerol-3-phosphate dehydrogenase — its product is MSVSTKGKVAVFSAGSWGTAFSVVLADAGNDVTLWARRPEVAESINERRENADYLPGIELPPSVDATTDVEKALHGADMVVLATPSQSLRENLTAWAPHIEDDAVLVSLMKGVELGSLNRMSEVIHQVTGAGPERIAVVSGPNLAKEIARREPAASVVACEDEEVAKRLQQRCHSPAFRPYTSVDVLGCELGGAYKNVVGLAVGMAVGLGFGDNTTASIITRGLAETARLAMKLGANPLTLMGLAGLGDLVATCSSPLSRNRSFGEKLGQGMTTEEIYASTRQVAEGAKSCSSLRALAEQSGCDAPVARYVDEVVAGHMTAQEMMDAVLARDTKAETD
- a CDS encoding trans-sulfuration enzyme family protein, yielding MSETPQPATVAVHAGRPPHEADQPLNEPLTMASTYVALGDREYGRYGNPTWQAFEDALGRLEGGTALAFSSGLAAVATVLDLVGQDALVVAPDSAYSGSLAQLADLEMRGRVRSRLVDIADTDAVVAACEDAALVWVETPTNPNLDIADLARIVEAAHAAGAYVVVDNTFATPLVQTPLADGADIVVHSATKYLGGHSDLLLGALVTRDEELAGVLKGRRDLYGAVPGTMEAWLALRGLRTLHLRVERATANATELARRLAEHAAVERVRYPGFGAIVSVELAGGAMAADLLTRKTHLWVHTTSLGGVESTLERRRRWKLEPTTVSEALVRLSVGIEDVDDLWADLSRALDDLTV
- a CDS encoding UDP-N-acetylmuramoyl-tripeptide--D-alanyl-D-alanine ligase, with the protein product MIALSLAQVAAVVGGEVTGGSSGAATAPEDVVVDGPVVIDGREAGPGSLFAAFVGEHSDGHEHAAQAGRQGAVAVLGSRPTELPTVVVDDPRLALQRLAAHVVERVRRDGGLTVVGITGSQGKTSTKDLLGAVLSEAAPTVATRGSFNNELGMPLTALRVETGTRYLVLELGARGLGHIAELTALVRPDVSLVLNVGQAHLSEFGSREAIAQAKGELVEALDDDGTAVLNADDGRVAAMASRTGARVVSFGAQQPADVRVEELELDRLGRPSFVLVADGARVPVRLRLVGAHQALNAAAAAAAAIAAGLEVEQVAAALSGVSTLSQWRMELSELPNGVTVLNDSYNANPDSMRAAIDALASIGADPGVRRTVAVLGEMRELGETSPEEHRGVGAYAVDRGVDVVVVVGEAARGIHEGAGERSVLLADNAAAGAWLAEHLAEGDAVLFKASRGARLDEVAASLQ
- a CDS encoding D-alanine--D-alanine ligase family protein, which produces MTETPGPETAARKTRVALVFGGRSGEHAISAATAAGVMKAIDSDKYEVLPIGITRDGDWVLAAGDASRWELAAGRLPEVTTGSGPALASLGEAGPVDVVFPLLHGPYGEDGTIQGLLELAGVRYVGAGVLASAVGMDKHYMKLVFAGHGLPVAPYVVVRPSEWEQRPEAVVARVQEALEFPVFVKPARAGSSLGVTRVDDLTGLADAIEEARAHDPKVLVEQGVEGREIECAVLGGRGGAAPRASVPGEIVVDHGAATFYDFEAKYLSDSQARTEAPADLPADVAQRVREVAVQAFEAISGEGLSRVDVFVTPDGEVLLNEINTMPGFTPISMYSKMWEASGMSYTELVDELIQLALERPTGLR
- a CDS encoding D-alanine--D-alanine ligase family protein → MSEEQLPGPVAVIAGGLSHERDVSLASGRNLVRELRAVGVEAEAYDFDRNLLHTLEQHKVVAAVPALHGHFGEDGEIQTLLELIDLPYVGTRSRACRVAHDKGTARELLRRAGIAVPESVGLSSQTFRDIGAAALMEHVMHRLGERVVAKPTRCGSALGVTGVDGLAALPSALVTAYAYGDDALIERFYDGTDVSVVCIETDEGVQALTPVAVEYEKGHEFDFDARYTAEFVSFSRPDLPDELIAALERTAGEAHRVLGLRHLSRSDFIVSGDGSYVLLETAITPGTTETSVMPFACTLSGTSLGQVVLDLVRRTLA
- a CDS encoding DUF3515 family protein; this encodes MRRPRRGRRTGPRRGVRRRLRRAPGRLPDDLAGLEPREVSPADAPARAWGEGLVLTCGVEEPPLFRELIAPSCDEIVGVGWFFPPADLESEDGPVTGTTIGYRPRVEVLVPDEYRGGVSFTALSELAAPITEHLELVQRCR
- a CDS encoding Lrp/AsnC ligand binding domain-containing protein is translated as MVVQAYILIQTDVGKAAEVAAAIAQVKGVTLAEDVTGPYDVIVRAEARNVDELGKLVVSKVQNLDGITRTLTCPVVHI